A portion of the Malassezia japonica chromosome 3, complete sequence genome contains these proteins:
- the ncs1 gene encoding Calcium-binding protein NCS-1 (EggNog:ENOG503NWK4; BUSCO:EOG09264RR2; COG:T) — MGKAQSKLSPEQLSDLQKNTYCMYKGFMNDCPSGVLDKAEFARIYKQFFPFGDPTVLAEYVFNVFDENKNGSIDFKEFICALSITSRGRLDEKLRWAFQLYDIDGDGTITYNEMLTIVRAIYKMTGQMVKLPEDEDTPEKRVEKIFRMMDRDKNSELSFEEFKEGSKQDPSIVQALSLYDGLV; from the exons ATGGGCAAGGCACAGTCGAAACTCTCCCCCGAGCAGTTGTCCGATCTGCAGAAGAACACTTACTGTAT GTACAAGGGATTCATGAATGACTGCCCTTCTGGCGTGCTGGACAAGGCGGAATTCGCGCGGATATACAAGCAGTTCTTCCCCTTTGGCGATCCCACTGTTCTGGCAGAATACGTGTTCAACGTCTTTGACGAGAACAAGAACGGGTCGATCGACTTCAAGGAGTTTATTTGTGCGCTGAGCATCACGAGCCGTGGTCGCCTGGACGAGAAGCTGCGTTGGGCGTTCCAGCTCTACGACATCGATGGTGACGGGACGATCACCTACAATGAAATGCTCA CCATTGTGCGTGCCATCTACAAGATGACCGGACAAATGGTCAAGCTGCCGGAAGACGAGGACACTCCGGAGAAGCGCGTTGAGAAGATCTTCCGTATGATGGATCGCGACAAAAACTCGGAGC TGTCGTTCGAGGAGTTCAAGGAGGGCTCCAAGCAAGACCCATCGATCGTCCAGGCACTTTCCTTGTACGATGGGCTTGTGTAA
- the TRP4 gene encoding anthranilate phosphoribosyltransferase (COG:E; BUSCO:EOG09262N10; EggNog:ENOG503NWSM): MAHTLATFKPVLKQLVLSISPPPPPSGSLRPAGPKLTDEELETLLAHLADVEFTGDAQNSAAIGAALTALRVTGLDMAPRTLAFMRETLLKLAAPMSLPPARPSAASSYGGFVDMVGTGGDGKDTFNVSTTASFVAAGVEGMRVCKHGGRASSSTSGSAELLIALGVPLMDVAPADMAPLLESLACTFLFAPKFHSAMAPLAPIRASLGFPTLFNILGPLINPARPARGVYGVHSSGLGETYANTLRLAGMEHVWVVCGQEGLDEISPSGPTDVWEVKDNRVEYKVVSPADFGLPTHPLEDVRCGTAAQNASVVVRFFTDATLPADEKLKEPLIVEPDSPATRLEPIPEGVNLGAIYDYTLIQAASVLYVAGFGNGNLKQCTELARESIRSGHAEQSLKALRETMLNARS; encoded by the coding sequence ATGGCGCATACGCTCGCGACCTTTAAGCCGGTGCTTaagcagctcgtgctgaGCATCTCGCCACCCCCGCCTCCTAGCGGCTCGCTTCGTCCTGCCGGCCCCAAGCTGACAGATGaagagctcgagacgctcctcgcgcacctggCCGATGTGGAATTCACGGGGGATGCACAGAACAGTGCCGCgatcggcgctgcgctcacggcgctgcgcgtcaCTGGGCTCGACATGGCTCCTCGCACTTTGGCTTTTAtgcgcgagacgctgctgaagctcgcggcgccgatGTCGCTCCCCCCCGCACGGCCttccgccgcgtcgtcctACGGCGGGTTTGTCGACATGGTCGGTaccggcggcgacggcaaggATACCTTTAATGTCTCTACCACTGCCTCGTTTGTTGCCGCGGGTGTCGAGGGGATGCGCGTGTGCAAgcacggcggccgtgcgtcgtcctcgacgtcgggctcggcggAGCTGCTCATTGCGCTGGGCGTGCCGCTGATGGACGTTGCGCCGGCGGATATGGCGCCCttgctcgagtcgctcgcaTGTACATTCCTCTTTGCGCCCAAGTTCCACAGCGCCAtggcgccgcttgcgccgatccgcgcgtcgctcgggtTTCCGACGCTCTTCAACATTCTCGGCCCCTTGATCAACCCcgcacggcctgcgcgaggcgtcTATGGCGTGCACTCGTCGGGCCTTGGCGAGACGTATGCAAACACGCTGCGTCTTGCCGGCATGGAACATGTGTGGGTCGTCTGTGGCCAAGAGGGGCTGGACGAGATCAGTCCGTCGGGCCCCACGGATGTCTGGGAGGTGAAGGACAACCGCGTGGAGTACAAAGTGGTCTCGCCTGCTGATTTCGGCCTGCCCACTCACCCTCTGGAGGATGTGCGGTGCGGTACAGCGGCACAAAATGCCTcggtcgtcgtgcgctTCTTTACCGATGCGACGCTGCCTGCCGACGAAAAACTCAAAGAGCCGCTCATTGTCGAACCCGACTcgcctgcgacgcgcctcgagccgATCCCCGAAGGAGTCAACCTCGGCGCGATCTACGACTACACGCTCATTCAAGCGGCCTCGGTGCTGTACGTTGCCGGCTTTGGCAACGGCAACCTGAAGCAGTgcaccgagctcgcgcgcgaatCCATCCGCAGCggccacgccgagcagagCCTCAAGGCCCTGCGGGAAACTATGCTCAACGCTCGTTCCTAA